A region from the Hydrogenimonas sp. genome encodes:
- a CDS encoding triosephosphate isomerase, whose amino-acid sequence MMREKIIAANFKTNHTRGSTADYVASLDRFAAEKGVKNPIYIFPPATALDRFETKSGIKIGAQNAYPTVKGSFTGEIGLEQLGEFDIDTVLVGHSERRHIVGETQEFIARKFRWFKEQGFEIFYCIGEPLEVREAGEEAVRRYLVEQLEGIDTTYERLILAYEPVWAIGTGKTATTELIEQTHAVIKALSDRPLLYGGSVKPANIAEILSVPGCDGALIGTASWEVSGMQSMLEISKSED is encoded by the coding sequence ATGATGCGTGAAAAGATCATTGCTGCGAACTTCAAAACAAACCATACGCGCGGCTCGACAGCCGACTATGTTGCTTCACTGGACAGATTCGCAGCCGAAAAGGGGGTGAAAAACCCGATATATATCTTCCCTCCGGCTACGGCACTGGATAGGTTTGAGACGAAAAGCGGTATAAAAATCGGCGCCCAGAACGCATATCCGACTGTAAAAGGCTCTTTTACCGGGGAGATAGGTCTGGAGCAGCTTGGCGAGTTCGATATAGATACCGTACTTGTAGGCCACAGCGAGAGACGCCATATTGTTGGTGAGACGCAGGAGTTTATTGCCCGGAAGTTCAGATGGTTCAAGGAGCAGGGCTTCGAGATCTTCTACTGCATAGGGGAGCCGCTTGAGGTGAGAGAGGCCGGAGAGGAGGCGGTCAGGCGCTATCTGGTGGAGCAGCTCGAGGGGATAGACACTACCTACGAAAGGTTGATCCTGGCTTATGAGCCGGTCTGGGCCATCGGGACCGGCAAGACGGCGACAACTGAGCTCATAGAGCAGACTCACGCCGTCATAAAGGCACTGAGCGACAGGCCGCTTCTGTACGGCGGCAGTGTCAAACCGGCGAATATTGCCGAGATTCTCTCGGTACCGGGTTGCGACGGTGCACTGATAGGAACTGCGAGCTGGGAGGTCTCCGGTATGCAGAGTATGCTCGAGATATCGAAAAGTGAAGATTGA
- a CDS encoding enoyl-[acyl-carrier-protein] reductase [NADH]: MIMEGKKGLIVGVANNKSIAYGIAKACREQGAELAFTYLNDALKKRVEPIAAELGSDMVYPLDVSKPEEFEALAESLKSRWGTFDFVVHAVAFAPKDALSEPFVQTTKAAFDVAMDVSVYSLIELSRHMLPLLNPGASILTLSYLGAERHIPNYNVMGVAKAALEATVRYLAVDLGYPDGIRVNAISAGPIKTLAASGIGDFRTIMKWNEANAPLRRNVTIEEVGNSAMYLLSPLSSGVTGEVHYVDAGYNIMGMAAVDEEDGKAALRWDKLK, translated from the coding sequence ATGATAATGGAGGGTAAAAAGGGCCTCATAGTCGGTGTCGCAAATAACAAGTCCATAGCCTACGGAATAGCGAAAGCCTGCCGGGAGCAGGGTGCAGAGCTGGCCTTTACATACCTGAACGACGCGCTCAAAAAGAGGGTTGAGCCGATAGCCGCCGAACTCGGGAGCGATATGGTCTATCCGCTGGATGTGAGCAAGCCGGAGGAGTTCGAAGCTCTTGCCGAGAGCCTTAAAAGCAGATGGGGAACGTTCGACTTTGTGGTCCATGCGGTGGCGTTCGCTCCGAAAGATGCGCTCAGCGAGCCTTTCGTACAGACAACGAAAGCGGCCTTCGACGTAGCAATGGATGTATCGGTCTACAGCCTCATCGAGCTGAGCCGCCATATGCTTCCGCTGCTCAATCCGGGAGCATCTATTTTGACACTTAGCTACCTGGGGGCCGAAAGGCATATTCCGAACTACAATGTTATGGGTGTCGCCAAGGCGGCCCTGGAGGCGACTGTACGTTACCTGGCCGTAGACCTGGGGTATCCCGACGGCATCCGCGTCAACGCCATAAGCGCCGGCCCCATCAAGACACTTGCGGCAAGCGGTATAGGAGATTTCAGGACCATAATGAAGTGGAACGAAGCCAACGCTCCTCTGAGGCGCAATGTGACCATCGAAGAGGTTGGAAACAGTGCCATGTATCTGCTCAGTCCCCTTTCGTCCGGAGTGACCGGGGAGGTACACTATGTGGATGCGGGCTACAATATCATGGGAATGGCCGCGGTGGATGAAGAGGATGGAAAAGCCGCTTTGAGGTGGGATAAGCTTAAATAG
- a CDS encoding oligopeptide transport system permease protein OppB, whose translation MRLIFDKIVYIGGMLLLISLISFIAIHAAPNSFFAAGELNPNITKESIEHLKAIYGLDKPLWEQYLRWVWAMLHLDFGLSFSSGERVSSEIASRIPITLVMNIVSMVFVFFISLRLGIRAALKSYTAEERAIKQLSLVSFAMPSFYLALLLILLLGLKLGWFPISGLQSIEPKEGLMKWLDEAWHLVIPIFVMVFGGIGGLTMYIRSLTLEILKSDYIFFAKARGIDDATIRKRFILPNLMPSVITILGLSLPGLIGGSVIIESIFSINGMGLLFFQSALSRDYPVIMGILIITAFLTLLGNVLADLALWKLNPYAKRE comes from the coding sequence ATGAGACTGATTTTCGACAAGATAGTCTATATAGGCGGAATGCTGCTGCTCATTTCGCTGATCTCCTTTATAGCCATACACGCCGCACCGAACAGCTTTTTTGCCGCCGGAGAGCTCAACCCGAACATAACCAAAGAGTCCATAGAGCACCTAAAGGCCATCTACGGCCTCGACAAGCCTCTTTGGGAGCAGTATCTACGGTGGGTCTGGGCCATGCTTCATCTCGATTTCGGCCTCTCCTTCTCCAGCGGGGAGCGGGTAAGCAGTGAGATAGCCTCCCGTATTCCGATAACCCTCGTGATGAATATTGTATCTATGGTATTTGTATTTTTCATCTCTTTGAGGCTCGGCATAAGAGCCGCACTCAAAAGCTACACCGCAGAAGAGAGGGCGATCAAGCAGCTGTCGCTGGTCAGTTTCGCTATGCCCTCGTTCTACCTGGCTCTTCTGCTCATTCTGCTGCTCGGATTGAAACTGGGCTGGTTCCCTATAAGCGGGCTTCAGAGTATCGAGCCCAAAGAGGGTCTCATGAAGTGGCTCGATGAGGCCTGGCACTTAGTGATACCGATATTCGTAATGGTTTTCGGAGGGATAGGCGGCCTTACCATGTATATCCGCTCTTTGACGCTGGAGATACTCAAAAGCGACTACATCTTCTTCGCCAAAGCCAGGGGAATAGATGATGCAACCATAAGAAAAAGATTCATACTTCCGAACCTGATGCCCTCGGTCATTACGATTCTGGGCCTCTCACTGCCGGGTCTTATCGGGGGAAGCGTCATTATAGAGTCGATATTTTCGATAAACGGTATGGGGCTGCTCTTCTTCCAGTCGGCACTGAGCCGCGACTATCCGGTCATAATGGGGATATTGATAATTACCGCGTTTTTGACGCTTCTGGGAAACGTGCTTGCCGATCTTGCGCTCTGGAAGCTCAATCCGTATGCGAAGCGGGAGTGA
- a CDS encoding transcription termination protein NusA: MEKIIDIIDSIAHEKGLPPESAKEAFKTALVQTAKRVICEECDFEAEIDEKSKRYALYQKITVVEPTDPRLVDEPEKYISIDEAKEIDPDVELGDELTSEVVLEDYGRSAASALYHEIEYHIQRFVEEQMFNKYKAMIGTIVNGPVTRVDSEQNTYIEIDEVRAVLPKRNRIKGESFRVGDTIKGILRYVGIDKKFGIHLEISRTMPKFLEELLRQEVPEIADGLVVIEKSARIPGERAKVALTAVSPRVDPVGATVGVRGVRINAVSEELHNENIDCIEYSPIPEIFVARSLSPAIISSVKIEGEKAIVTLPSDQKSKAIGKSGINIRLASMLTGYQIELNEIASAPTAEGTSEEEKQLNPDALKALFGE, encoded by the coding sequence ATGGAAAAAATTATTGATATTATCGACTCTATTGCCCATGAAAAAGGGCTGCCGCCCGAATCGGCCAAAGAGGCGTTCAAAACCGCCCTGGTGCAGACCGCGAAACGTGTCATATGCGAAGAGTGCGACTTCGAAGCCGAGATAGACGAAAAGAGCAAGCGGTATGCCCTCTATCAGAAAATCACCGTCGTAGAACCGACGGACCCCAGGCTCGTGGATGAGCCGGAAAAGTACATATCGATAGATGAGGCCAAAGAGATCGACCCGGATGTAGAGCTCGGCGACGAACTCACTAGCGAAGTGGTTCTCGAAGATTACGGCCGCAGTGCGGCATCCGCACTCTACCACGAAATAGAGTACCACATACAGCGCTTCGTCGAAGAGCAGATGTTCAACAAGTACAAAGCGATGATAGGAACCATAGTGAACGGTCCGGTGACACGTGTCGACAGTGAACAGAATACCTATATAGAGATAGACGAGGTGCGGGCCGTTCTTCCGAAAAGAAACCGCATCAAAGGCGAATCTTTCCGTGTCGGAGATACGATCAAGGGTATACTCCGCTATGTCGGCATAGACAAGAAGTTCGGCATCCATCTTGAAATATCCAGAACCATGCCGAAGTTTCTCGAAGAGCTGCTCAGGCAGGAGGTTCCGGAAATAGCCGACGGCCTGGTGGTCATCGAGAAGTCTGCGAGAATACCGGGGGAGAGAGCCAAGGTGGCCCTTACGGCAGTCAGCCCCAGGGTCGACCCCGTGGGAGCGACCGTCGGTGTACGGGGTGTGCGCATCAACGCCGTCAGCGAAGAGCTGCATAATGAGAACATCGACTGCATAGAGTACTCGCCCATACCGGAGATTTTCGTAGCCAGAAGCCTCAGCCCTGCGATAATAAGCAGTGTAAAGATAGAGGGCGAAAAGGCGATAGTCACTCTTCCGAGCGACCAGAAGTCAAAAGCGATCGGCAAGAGCGGGATAAACATAAGACTCGCCTCAATGCTCACCGGCTACCAGATAGAGCTGAACGAGATAGCATCAGCCCCGACAGCCGAAGGCACCTCCGAAGAGGAGAAACAGCTCAACCCCGATGCCCTGAAAGCGCTCTTCGGAGAGTAA
- a CDS encoding tRNA-i(6)A37 methylthiotransferase, with amino-acid sequence MGKKYYIETLGCAMNVRDSEHMIAELSLKEGYEEAKSPEEADLILINTCSVREKPVNKLFSEIGQFAKRKKEGAKIGVCGCTASHLGEEIIKRAPVVDFVLGARNVSKITEVIHRPKAVEVDLDYDESGYAFGEFRTSLYKAYINISIGCDKQCSFCIVPHTRGEEISIPADLILQEAAKAARTGAREIFLLGQNVNNYGRRFSGKHPKMGFTDLLRAVSEIEDVERIRFTSPHPLHMDDEFLEEFAKNPKICKSMHMPLQSGSSRILKSMKRGYTKEWFLERAAKIREMVPEVSISTDIIVGFPGESEEDFEDTMDVVEKVRFEQIFSFKYSPRPLTPAVDYEGQVPDEVGSRRLSRLQARHNEMLDEMKNDRLNRIYEVYFEELKPGGRVAGRTDNNWLVQVEGSEELLGRTVPVKIVETSRLGSMGVVVA; translated from the coding sequence GTGGGGAAAAAGTACTACATCGAGACGCTCGGCTGCGCAATGAACGTTCGCGACAGCGAGCATATGATAGCGGAGCTCTCTTTGAAAGAGGGGTATGAAGAGGCGAAGAGCCCGGAAGAGGCGGATCTCATACTGATAAACACCTGCAGTGTGCGGGAGAAGCCGGTTAACAAGCTCTTCAGCGAGATAGGCCAGTTTGCAAAGAGGAAAAAAGAGGGTGCCAAGATAGGTGTATGCGGATGCACCGCCAGCCATCTCGGTGAAGAGATAATCAAAAGGGCCCCCGTCGTCGACTTCGTGCTGGGAGCCAGGAACGTAAGTAAGATAACTGAAGTGATCCACAGGCCCAAAGCGGTCGAGGTAGATCTGGACTACGACGAGAGCGGCTACGCATTCGGAGAGTTCAGGACATCGCTCTACAAGGCCTATATAAACATCTCCATAGGCTGCGACAAGCAGTGTTCGTTCTGTATAGTTCCGCATACACGCGGCGAAGAGATATCCATACCGGCGGATCTGATACTGCAGGAGGCTGCCAAGGCGGCCCGGACCGGAGCCAGGGAGATATTTCTTCTGGGGCAGAATGTCAACAATTACGGCCGCAGGTTCAGCGGCAAGCATCCGAAGATGGGCTTTACGGATCTGCTCAGGGCGGTAAGCGAGATAGAGGATGTCGAGAGGATAAGGTTCACATCTCCGCATCCTCTCCATATGGATGACGAATTTCTCGAAGAGTTCGCGAAAAATCCGAAAATCTGCAAATCGATGCATATGCCGCTGCAGAGCGGTTCGAGCCGCATACTCAAAAGCATGAAGAGGGGATACACAAAAGAGTGGTTTCTCGAAAGGGCGGCGAAGATCAGAGAGATGGTGCCGGAGGTATCGATAAGCACGGATATAATCGTAGGCTTCCCGGGTGAGAGCGAAGAGGATTTCGAAGATACCATGGATGTCGTCGAAAAGGTGAGATTCGAGCAGATATTCAGCTTCAAGTACTCTCCCAGACCACTGACTCCCGCCGTCGATTACGAGGGGCAGGTTCCCGACGAGGTGGGATCAAGGCGCCTGAGCAGGCTTCAGGCACGCCACAACGAGATGCTCGACGAGATGAAAAACGATAGGCTGAACAGGATCTACGAGGTCTATTTCGAGGAGCTCAAGCCCGGCGGAAGAGTGGCGGGCCGTACAGATAACAACTGGCTGGTGCAGGTCGAAGGGAGCGAAGAGCTTCTCGGAAGAACCGTCCCGGTCAAGATAGTGGAGACGAGCCGCCTCGGAAGCATGGGGGTAGTTGTTGCGTAA
- a CDS encoding putative membrane protein, with protein sequence MSYSFIKPKRKPRFDSESRMILIFLTVTLLLVFGFTAYILLKKRSMQSDIVSMRERTASFHLKSREFKEEISRIERLVRKYDTISTNNTLMKESIQNLFDLVPDQITLTKAILDRNGLVLYGVTPSKDVYNYLLLAPLKSVFQRNVTTFYPLENGWWRFVSVNEGSIEAGSEVEE encoded by the coding sequence ATGAGTTACAGTTTTATAAAGCCCAAAAGAAAGCCCAGGTTTGACTCTGAGAGCAGAATGATCCTGATATTTCTGACGGTGACCCTTTTGCTTGTTTTCGGTTTTACCGCCTATATTCTTCTGAAAAAAAGGTCTATGCAGAGCGATATCGTCTCCATGCGTGAGCGTACCGCCTCTTTCCATCTGAAAAGCAGAGAGTTCAAAGAGGAGATATCCCGTATAGAGCGTCTCGTTCGCAAATATGACACCATAAGCACCAACAACACCCTTATGAAAGAGAGTATTCAAAATCTCTTCGACCTGGTACCGGACCAGATCACGCTGACCAAAGCGATACTGGACAGAAACGGGCTGGTCCTCTACGGCGTGACTCCCTCAAAGGATGTATACAACTATCTTCTGCTTGCACCGCTCAAGTCGGTGTTCCAGAGAAACGTTACGACATTCTACCCTCTTGAAAACGGCTGGTGGCGTTTCGTTTCTGTCAACGAGGGCAGCATAGAGGCTGGAAGCGAGGTGGAGGAGTGA
- a CDS encoding tRNA(Ile)-lysidine synthetase, producing MLDGEALERIRGRKSLLAFSGGVDSTALYHLLKELKTDFDIATVNYCSRAQSVEEENYAKELAARDNRRLYLHRCSLSTSDFERRAREERYRFFEKIIREEGYENLITAHQLDDMLEWGLMQLCKGCGTVEFVGMRPVEEREGYFLVRPLLFTPKKRLLDYLEERGIKYFFDESNLSPKYTRNRFRKEAASFLMRECADGVARSFRYMLKDKEILAQKGEELFRCGRAVLLRKPDDEAAALRLIDSYLKKSGYLLSAAQKEEILKQRSVVVGGEWAVDISGPGIWIAPYSLEKMPKDFKELCRRLKIPPKVRPYLLSCGADEEMLSSLPF from the coding sequence ATGCTTGACGGAGAGGCTCTCGAGCGGATTCGGGGGAGAAAGAGCCTGCTGGCCTTCTCCGGCGGTGTAGACTCTACCGCACTCTACCATCTACTCAAAGAGCTGAAGACAGATTTCGATATAGCGACGGTCAACTACTGCAGCAGGGCTCAGAGCGTAGAAGAGGAGAACTACGCCAAAGAGCTGGCGGCAAGGGACAACAGGAGGCTCTACCTGCACAGGTGCTCCCTCTCTACATCAGACTTCGAACGCCGCGCACGGGAGGAGCGCTATAGGTTTTTCGAAAAAATCATTCGTGAAGAGGGGTATGAAAACCTGATCACCGCCCACCAGCTCGACGATATGCTCGAATGGGGACTGATGCAGCTATGCAAAGGGTGCGGAACGGTCGAGTTCGTCGGTATGCGGCCGGTGGAGGAGAGAGAGGGGTATTTCCTGGTCAGACCGCTCCTTTTTACACCCAAAAAGAGGCTTTTGGACTATCTCGAAGAGAGAGGAATAAAATACTTCTTCGACGAATCGAACCTCAGCCCGAAATATACCAGAAACAGATTCAGAAAAGAGGCGGCCTCTTTTCTGATGAGAGAGTGTGCCGACGGGGTGGCCAGGAGCTTCCGCTACATGCTCAAAGACAAGGAGATCCTTGCGCAAAAAGGTGAAGAGCTCTTCAGGTGCGGACGTGCGGTACTACTCAGAAAACCGGATGACGAAGCCGCGGCCCTCCGCCTTATCGACAGCTATCTCAAGAAGAGCGGATACCTGCTCTCGGCGGCGCAAAAGGAGGAGATTCTGAAACAGAGGTCGGTTGTTGTAGGCGGTGAGTGGGCCGTGGATATATCCGGTCCGGGCATATGGATAGCACCCTACTCCCTGGAGAAGATGCCGAAAGATTTCAAAGAGCTGTGCCGCAGGCTGAAAATACCCCCCAAGGTACGCCCCTATCTACTCTCCTGCGGAGCCGACGAAGAGATGTTATCGTCGCTTCCGTTCTGA
- a CDS encoding ribosomal protein S12p Asp88 (E. coli) methylthiotransferase: MNRKLHVVSLGCTKNLVDTEVMLGRLKNFDMTDAPDEADVIIVNTCGFIDAAKEESIRTVLGLHETRKSDSVLVMAGCLSERYKAELQKEMPEVDIFTGVGDYDRIDELISSKQSRFTPHVFLSDNQERIITGSTSHAYIKLAEGCNQTCSFCAIPGFKGKLHSRSLESVVKEVGRLVKEGFYDFSFISQDSSSYLYDMGMRDGLVKLIGEIEKIEGVKSARILYLYPSTTSFELIGKIAESPVFQNYFDMPIQHIDPLILKKMKRGIGSDRIDDLLKAMRGVEGSFVRTSVIVGFPTEDEAAFEKLRNYLEEFGFDRVNIFAYSDEEGTESYNLEPKVDPETVNRRVEALEKVVAKSTEASLNAMVGRRVEAIVEGPSEEHEYLLSARPLLWAPDIDGELLINESEIEGLEFGSLYTVEITELAGTQLIGRVVDA; the protein is encoded by the coding sequence ATGAACAGAAAACTTCATGTCGTTTCACTCGGCTGTACAAAAAATCTCGTAGATACCGAAGTGATGCTCGGCCGACTGAAAAATTTCGATATGACGGATGCTCCCGACGAAGCGGATGTAATCATCGTGAATACATGCGGCTTCATAGATGCGGCGAAGGAGGAGAGCATACGGACCGTTCTCGGGCTGCATGAGACCCGCAAAAGCGACTCCGTCCTGGTGATGGCCGGATGCCTGAGCGAACGGTACAAAGCCGAACTCCAAAAGGAGATGCCCGAAGTGGATATCTTCACCGGGGTGGGCGATTACGACAGGATCGACGAACTGATAAGCTCGAAACAGAGCCGTTTCACACCGCACGTCTTCCTTAGCGACAACCAGGAGAGGATAATCACCGGTTCGACCTCCCACGCATACATCAAACTGGCGGAGGGGTGCAACCAGACCTGCAGCTTCTGCGCGATACCGGGATTCAAGGGAAAGCTACACTCCAGGAGCCTCGAGAGCGTCGTAAAGGAGGTTGGCCGTCTCGTGAAAGAGGGCTTCTACGACTTCAGCTTCATTTCGCAGGATTCGAGCAGCTACCTCTACGATATGGGCATGAGAGACGGTCTCGTGAAACTGATCGGGGAGATAGAGAAGATAGAGGGTGTAAAGAGTGCCCGTATTCTCTACCTCTACCCAAGTACGACATCTTTCGAACTCATCGGCAAGATAGCGGAATCTCCGGTTTTTCAGAACTATTTCGATATGCCTATCCAGCACATCGACCCGCTGATTTTGAAAAAGATGAAACGCGGCATAGGGAGTGACAGAATAGATGACCTTCTGAAGGCGATGAGAGGTGTCGAAGGGAGCTTCGTGAGAACGAGTGTGATAGTGGGATTCCCTACGGAAGATGAGGCGGCCTTCGAAAAACTCCGCAACTATTTAGAAGAGTTCGGCTTCGACAGGGTGAACATATTCGCCTACTCGGACGAAGAGGGGACCGAGTCGTACAACCTTGAACCGAAAGTCGATCCAGAAACCGTAAACCGCAGAGTGGAAGCGCTCGAAAAGGTGGTCGCCAAGAGTACCGAAGCCTCGTTGAACGCGATGGTGGGAAGGAGAGTCGAAGCGATAGTGGAGGGGCCGAGCGAAGAGCATGAGTATCTACTTTCCGCAAGACCGCTGCTCTGGGCACCGGATATAGACGGAGAGCTGCTGATAAACGAGAGCGAAATAGAGGGGTTGGAGTTTGGAAGCCTTTATACCGTGGAGATTACGGAGCTGGCCGGAACCCAGCTTATAGGACGTGTCGTAGATGCTTGA
- a CDS encoding small-conductance mechanosensitive channel codes for MDFDFLKDIDINHFIDLGITYGLKLLGAVAIFVIGKWIAGGLTRSIKRLMERGKVEATLVSFTGSLVYVVLMIVVILAALNNLGVNTTSFVAILGAAGLAVGLALQGTLSNVGAAVLLILFRPFKVGDFVEAGGTAGVVEEINMFSTIFKTGDNKVVIVPNGAVIGGTITNYSAKETRRVDWTFGIGYDDDLKLAKKTLEEILGEDERIMKDPAPFVAVSELADSSVNFVCRVWVKSGDYWGVYFDTLEKVKLVFDEKGISIPYPQMDVHLDKPQES; via the coding sequence GTGGATTTCGACTTTTTGAAAGATATAGATATAAACCATTTCATCGACCTAGGCATAACCTACGGTCTGAAGCTACTGGGTGCAGTTGCGATATTCGTTATCGGAAAGTGGATCGCCGGGGGTTTGACGAGGAGCATAAAGAGACTTATGGAGCGCGGCAAGGTGGAGGCTACGCTCGTATCGTTCACAGGAAGTCTCGTATATGTCGTATTGATGATCGTCGTCATCCTGGCGGCGCTCAACAATCTGGGGGTAAATACGACCTCCTTCGTCGCCATCCTGGGTGCGGCCGGCCTGGCCGTAGGTCTGGCTCTGCAGGGTACGCTCTCCAATGTCGGTGCAGCGGTCCTGCTCATACTGTTTCGACCGTTCAAGGTCGGTGACTTCGTGGAGGCCGGGGGTACGGCAGGAGTGGTTGAGGAGATAAATATGTTCTCCACCATCTTCAAAACCGGTGACAACAAAGTGGTTATCGTTCCCAACGGTGCGGTTATCGGCGGGACCATCACCAACTACTCGGCCAAAGAGACTAGACGTGTCGACTGGACCTTCGGCATAGGTTACGACGACGATCTGAAACTGGCCAAAAAGACGCTCGAAGAGATACTGGGCGAAGATGAGCGGATTATGAAAGATCCCGCACCATTCGTCGCGGTTTCGGAACTTGCCGACAGCAGTGTCAACTTCGTATGCCGCGTCTGGGTAAAGAGCGGTGACTACTGGGGAGTCTATTTCGATACTCTTGAAAAGGTGAAGCTGGTATTCGACGAAAAGGGTATATCGATTCCCTATCCGCAGATGGATGTACATCTGGATAAACCGCAGGAGAGCTGA
- a CDS encoding DNA-binding domain of ModE produces MKIKSNLWFESEERAFFGKGRIELLEQIARCGSISKAAKAMKMSYKAAWDAVNEINSLSKEPIVVKETGGRGGGGTRLTEKGLEYIRIYKELEKLQSRFFDLLAERAEDMDRLGSIGGRLTLQTSARNQFSGTVVKIECTDVECGVELDIGEERPIRALITRKSAENMAIEEGMELFALIKSSWVSIGREPSVDGSLNSLEGRVASLRDDGDFTETELLLKGGRVVVSVTSSVDAAEGLKVGEKGYAVFSPSDIILAR; encoded by the coding sequence ATGAAAATCAAAAGCAATCTCTGGTTCGAGAGCGAAGAGAGGGCCTTTTTCGGCAAAGGGCGCATCGAGCTTCTGGAGCAGATAGCCCGCTGCGGCTCCATATCGAAAGCCGCGAAAGCGATGAAGATGAGTTACAAAGCGGCATGGGATGCGGTTAACGAGATAAACTCCCTCTCCAAAGAGCCGATAGTTGTCAAAGAGACCGGCGGCAGGGGAGGCGGAGGAACCAGGCTCACGGAAAAAGGGCTTGAGTATATCCGTATCTACAAAGAGCTCGAAAAGCTGCAGAGCAGGTTCTTCGACCTCCTTGCCGAGCGGGCTGAAGATATGGATCGTCTCGGCTCCATCGGCGGAAGGCTGACTCTTCAAACGAGTGCCAGAAACCAGTTCTCCGGGACGGTCGTAAAGATCGAGTGTACCGATGTCGAGTGCGGAGTGGAGCTTGATATCGGTGAAGAGCGGCCCATAAGAGCGCTTATAACCAGAAAGAGTGCCGAAAATATGGCGATAGAGGAGGGGATGGAGCTCTTTGCGCTGATCAAGAGCAGCTGGGTATCGATCGGGAGAGAGCCATCTGTAGACGGAAGCCTGAACTCCCTGGAGGGGAGGGTCGCCTCTTTGAGAGATGACGGTGACTTTACAGAGACGGAGCTGCTTTTGAAGGGCGGTAGGGTCGTAGTTTCAGTAACCTCTTCAGTAGATGCCGCCGAAGGGTTGAAGGTGGGCGAAAAGGGCTACGCGGTTTTCAGCCCCTCCGATATCATTTTGGCGAGATAG
- a CDS encoding molybdenum ABC transporter, periplasmic molybdenum-binding protein ModA, whose translation MKVLFLTLLLLFCESLGATVTVASAANVSYALEELCEDFEKGSGVDVRVVVGSSGKLTAQIERGAPFDLFLSADMSYPVRLWKRGFAVSRPRVYAGGSLVVWSLKGADISGGVRSLQDGSIGRIAIASVKSAPYGRAAERALKAAGVYEKVKSRLVYAESVSQTNRYIVSKVVDAGITAKSVVMSPKMAGKGEYVDVDPSLYTPIEQGIVILKHAESGSMEDARRFYNYIFSDRAKAILKKYGYIVE comes from the coding sequence TTGAAAGTTCTCTTTTTGACTCTTCTTCTACTTTTTTGCGAGAGTCTGGGCGCTACCGTTACGGTCGCATCCGCCGCTAATGTAAGTTACGCCCTCGAAGAGCTGTGCGAAGATTTCGAAAAGGGGAGCGGAGTGGATGTCAGGGTGGTTGTCGGCTCTTCCGGGAAGCTCACCGCACAGATAGAGAGGGGAGCCCCTTTCGACCTGTTTCTATCCGCGGATATGAGCTACCCGGTGCGTCTCTGGAAGAGGGGGTTCGCGGTGAGCAGGCCGCGGGTATATGCCGGGGGTTCGCTGGTGGTATGGAGCCTCAAGGGTGCTGATATAAGCGGGGGTGTAAGATCTCTTCAGGACGGCTCCATCGGGCGAATCGCCATAGCCTCCGTGAAGAGCGCACCCTACGGCAGGGCGGCCGAAAGAGCGCTCAAGGCGGCCGGGGTCTACGAGAAGGTAAAGAGCAGGCTGGTCTATGCGGAGAGCGTTTCGCAGACCAACAGATATATCGTCTCGAAAGTTGTAGATGCGGGCATAACGGCGAAGTCTGTCGTTATGTCGCCCAAAATGGCCGGAAAGGGGGAGTATGTGGATGTGGATCCCTCTCTCTACACCCCGATAGAGCAGGGTATAGTCATACTGAAACATGCCGAATCGGGGTCGATGGAAGATGCCAGGAGATTTTATAACTACATCTTCAGCGACAGGGCGAAGGCGATATTGAAAAAGTACGGGTATATCGTGGAATGA
- a CDS encoding molybdate-binding domain of ModE: MNRLRGRISAIESSGELSRTDIECGDTVLTAYLMGGVEESFREKVGSEVWVLFKESEVALAKDFSGQISLRNRFEGRIESIERGDLLAQVTIGYGNDTIVSIISRRACDAMKLQVGESVTALVKANEITLMECS, encoded by the coding sequence ATGAACAGGCTCAGAGGCAGAATTAGCGCCATAGAGAGTTCTGGTGAGCTTTCACGAACGGATATAGAGTGCGGAGATACGGTATTGACGGCGTATCTGATGGGCGGTGTGGAGGAGAGTTTCCGCGAAAAAGTGGGGAGTGAAGTGTGGGTTCTGTTCAAGGAGAGCGAAGTGGCGCTCGCCAAGGATTTCAGCGGTCAGATCAGCCTCCGCAACAGATTCGAAGGGCGCATAGAGTCGATAGAGCGCGGAGATCTTCTTGCGCAGGTCACTATTGGATACGGCAACGATACGATAGTCTCAATAATAAGCCGCCGCGCATGTGACGCCATGAAGCTTCAAGTCGGCGAGAGTGTTACCGCGCTCGTCAAGGCAAACGAGATAACGCTGATGGAGTGCTCATGA